In a genomic window of Lycium ferocissimum isolate CSIRO_LF1 chromosome 9, AGI_CSIRO_Lferr_CH_V1, whole genome shotgun sequence:
- the LOC132031548 gene encoding uncharacterized protein LOC132031548, translating to MRFGQRGKLSPRFIGPYEGLERVGPVAYKLALPLELDKIDNVFHISMLRRYRSDPSHVLPVESIEVSPDLTYEEELIQILVREIKDLRNKRIPLVKVLWRNRSGKEAS from the coding sequence atgagatttggccaaAGAGGAAAACTTAGTCCTCGATTTATTGGACCATATGAAGGACTTGAGAGAGTTGGTCCAGTTGCATATAAACTAGCTCTTCCACTGGAGTTAGATAAGATCGACAATgtcttccatatttctatgcttaGAAGATATCGCTCAGATCCATCTCATGTTCTTCCTGTTGAATCCATTGAGGTCAGTCCTGACTTGACATATGAAGAGGAACTTATTCAAATCTTGGTGCGTGAGATAAAAGACCTTAGAAACAAGAGAATTCCATTAGTAAAAGTCCTTTGGAGAAATCGTTCTGGCAAAGAAGCTTCCTGA